From a single Coriobacteriaceae bacterium genomic region:
- a CDS encoding acetylxylan esterase, with translation MPSAQELQHQFGEYRGAMPRPSDFDLFWKDRMAEADAVGLDYAIDTASVTDAATCQLFDLWYTGMCGARLHAKYLKPVSDEPVPLVLQFHGYPGASRSWFEQASFAGMGMALIALDCPGQGGPSEDIGGFEGTTVAGHIVAGIDGDPANLYYVRLHQDIRILCRIVRELEGIDLSRVFVNGASQGGGLGIATCALNSELINRAAILYPFLSDFRLVWDLDADDIAYEGLRYWSRWFDEDSTRIDEAYAKLAYFDSKNFAPMVKCPVLFGTGTADIVCPPATQFAVYNNLTCEKRHEFFEGFGHEEIQDFDDLIIPFFCKGGEAHV, from the coding sequence ATGCCAAGTGCTCAGGAGCTACAACATCAATTTGGTGAATATCGAGGCGCCATGCCCCGTCCATCAGATTTCGATCTCTTTTGGAAGGATCGCATGGCCGAGGCCGACGCCGTCGGGCTTGACTATGCGATCGACACGGCATCGGTCACCGATGCCGCGACCTGCCAACTTTTCGACCTCTGGTATACCGGCATGTGTGGCGCTCGCCTGCATGCCAAGTACCTTAAACCCGTCTCGGACGAGCCCGTGCCATTGGTGCTTCAGTTCCATGGGTATCCGGGTGCAAGCCGCAGCTGGTTTGAGCAGGCGTCGTTTGCGGGCATGGGCATGGCACTCATCGCCCTCGACTGCCCCGGCCAAGGAGGTCCCTCCGAGGACATTGGTGGATTTGAGGGCACAACGGTTGCCGGGCATATCGTCGCCGGCATCGACGGCGACCCGGCCAACCTCTACTATGTCCGCTTGCACCAAGATATTCGCATCCTGTGCCGTATTGTTCGCGAGCTCGAGGGCATCGATCTTTCTCGTGTGTTTGTGAACGGCGCGTCGCAGGGTGGTGGTTTGGGCATTGCGACCTGTGCGCTTAACAGCGAGCTTATCAATCGTGCCGCCATCCTCTATCCCTTCCTGTCAGATTTCCGCCTAGTCTGGGATTTGGATGCAGACGACATTGCCTACGAGGGCCTGCGCTATTGGTCTCGCTGGTTTGACGAGGACTCGACTCGTATTGACGAAGCCTATGCCAAGCTGGCGTACTTCGATTCCAAGAACTTTGCCCCTATGGTCAAATGCCCCGTGCTGTTTGGCACCGGCACAGCCGATATCGTCTGCCCGCCAGCGACGCAGTTTGCGGTCTATAACAACCTGACCTGCGAAAAGCGTCATGAGTTCTTTGAAGGCTTTGGCCACGAGGAGATTCAGGATTTTGACGATCTGATTATTCCGTTTTTCTGCAAGGGAGGGGAGGCTCATGTCTAA
- a CDS encoding ATP-binding cassette domain-containing protein — protein MSETAVNGVEPIIFLDDVHVTFRTRTGSILHPNLVHAVQGVTIKLMPGQTIGIVGESGCGKSTTANVMCGLQAPTSGKVYFKGKDVTKRTAEDRRHMGRVISVVFQNPATALNPRMVVREQLLDPMRVHNLGTEAEQEKRVKELLELTGLPSSAAEVLPGQLSGGQRQRVAIARALSLNPDAIIADEPTSALDVSVRAQILNLLTDLKKELGLAMVFISHDIQTVRYISDDIIVMNGGKIVEQGEAKQVFQHPQDPYTKMLLGAAPSLLHPKLGE, from the coding sequence ATGAGCGAGACCGCAGTCAACGGCGTCGAGCCGATCATCTTCCTTGATGACGTCCACGTCACCTTTAGGACCCGTACCGGCTCGATTCTGCACCCCAACCTGGTTCACGCCGTCCAGGGTGTAACGATTAAGCTCATGCCCGGTCAGACGATCGGCATCGTCGGCGAGTCCGGTTGCGGTAAGTCCACCACCGCCAACGTCATGTGCGGCCTGCAGGCCCCCACGAGCGGCAAGGTCTACTTTAAGGGCAAGGACGTTACCAAACGTACCGCCGAGGACCGTCGCCACATGGGTCGCGTCATCTCGGTCGTGTTTCAAAACCCGGCCACGGCGCTCAACCCCCGCATGGTCGTTCGCGAGCAACTGCTCGACCCCATGCGCGTCCACAACCTGGGTACCGAGGCCGAGCAGGAGAAGCGCGTCAAAGAGCTCCTGGAGCTCACCGGTCTGCCCAGCTCCGCCGCCGAGGTTCTTCCCGGTCAGCTTTCGGGCGGCCAGCGCCAGCGCGTCGCAATTGCCCGTGCCCTGTCGCTGAACCCCGATGCCATCATCGCCGACGAGCCCACCTCGGCTCTGGACGTTTCGGTCCGCGCGCAGATTCTGAACCTGCTGACCGACCTTAAGAAGGAGCTCGGCCTGGCCATGGTGTTCATCAGCCATGACATCCAGACGGTCCGCTATATCTCTGACGACATCATCGTTATGAATGGCGGCAAGATCGTCGAGCAGGGCGAGGCCAAGCAGGTCTTCCAGCATCCCCAGGACCCCTACACCAAGATGCTGCTCGGCGCTGCGCCGTCGCTGCTGCACCCCAAGCTCGGCGAATAG
- a CDS encoding dipeptide/oligopeptide/nickel ABC transporter permease/ATP-binding protein, with protein sequence MVKIREKQTEQLEKAASKGLKLGGWKKMTLSSKIAAVVLVLVALTAILAPLLAPYSPVEIFTARQAPGNGFIFGTDDKGRDILSRMLYGGRYSLIIGFGATAMALVCGSVVGALAAVSRKAVSETIMRILDIIMSIPGIALAAVFVSILGNSVPSIIFAIGFMYTPQIARIVRANIVSEYGEDYVRAVIVSGAKAPWILIKHVLRNCIAPIMVFTVTLVADAIIFEASLTFIGAGIQEPTATWGNILADARGGVLAGRWWQALFPGLAIMITCLALNILSEGITDAMAAAPSAALDPTDSSKRREADLLVSDPVRAYKEQAQSLSARLGALRDVELKRDDRHVPDESVEPILSVRDFCIQFEHHGDINVVDHVNFDVRPGQTMGLVGESGCGKSITTLAIMGLTDEDEHLSGEVLWEGRDLLKMSKKEWFGLRGTDIAMVYQDALSSLNPSMLISAQMKQLTKRGGTRSAEELLELVGLDPKRTLESYPHELSGGQRQRVLIAMALTRDPKLVICDEPTTALDVTVQKQVIKLLNDLQAKLGFAMIFVSHDLALVAEVAHNITVMYAGQVIEQAPTKELLTNPIHEYTRGLLGSVLSIESGSGRLHQVPGAVPSPRDFPKGDRFAPRSSHPRIGLDTRPVFKRVPGTEHFYSELPDEVLKANGLTPHAEVM encoded by the coding sequence ATGGTAAAGATTCGAGAGAAGCAAACCGAGCAGCTCGAGAAGGCTGCCTCCAAGGGGCTCAAGCTCGGTGGCTGGAAGAAGATGACGTTGTCTTCTAAGATTGCCGCCGTCGTGCTGGTGCTGGTCGCCCTGACTGCGATTCTGGCGCCCCTTCTTGCCCCCTATAGCCCGGTCGAGATCTTTACGGCTCGCCAGGCTCCCGGCAACGGATTTATCTTCGGTACCGACGATAAGGGTCGCGACATTCTGTCGCGTATGCTCTACGGTGGTCGTTACTCGCTGATTATCGGCTTTGGCGCCACCGCCATGGCTCTGGTCTGCGGCTCGGTCGTGGGCGCCCTTGCAGCGGTTTCGCGCAAGGCCGTCTCCGAGACGATCATGCGTATCCTGGACATCATCATGTCCATCCCGGGCATCGCCCTCGCGGCCGTCTTTGTCTCCATCCTGGGCAACTCCGTGCCGTCGATCATCTTCGCCATCGGCTTTATGTACACTCCGCAGATTGCCCGTATCGTGCGCGCCAACATCGTGTCCGAGTACGGCGAGGACTATGTTCGCGCGGTCATCGTTTCCGGCGCCAAGGCTCCGTGGATTTTGATCAAGCATGTTCTGCGTAACTGCATCGCCCCGATCATGGTCTTCACCGTTACCCTGGTCGCCGACGCCATCATCTTCGAGGCCTCGCTGACCTTCATCGGCGCTGGTATCCAGGAGCCCACCGCTACCTGGGGCAACATCCTCGCCGACGCCCGCGGCGGCGTGCTCGCCGGCCGTTGGTGGCAGGCACTGTTCCCGGGCCTGGCCATCATGATCACCTGCCTGGCGCTCAACATCCTCTCCGAGGGCATTACCGACGCCATGGCCGCTGCTCCCTCCGCCGCCCTGGATCCCACCGATTCCTCCAAGCGTCGCGAGGCCGACCTGCTGGTCTCCGACCCCGTTCGAGCCTACAAGGAGCAGGCCCAGTCCCTCTCCGCTCGCCTTGGCGCCCTGCGCGATGTCGAGCTCAAGCGTGACGATCGCCATGTGCCCGACGAGTCTGTCGAACCGATTCTCTCGGTCCGTGACTTCTGCATCCAGTTTGAGCATCACGGTGATATCAACGTCGTCGACCATGTCAACTTTGACGTCCGTCCTGGTCAGACCATGGGCCTGGTGGGCGAGTCCGGTTGCGGTAAGTCCATCACCACGCTGGCCATCATGGGCCTGACCGATGAGGACGAGCACCTTTCCGGCGAGGTCCTCTGGGAGGGCCGTGACCTGCTCAAGATGAGCAAGAAGGAGTGGTTCGGCCTGCGCGGTACCGATATCGCTATGGTCTATCAGGACGCCCTGTCCTCGCTCAACCCCTCCATGCTCATCTCTGCCCAGATGAAGCAGCTCACCAAGCGCGGCGGAACCCGCAGCGCCGAGGAGCTCCTGGAGCTCGTCGGCCTCGATCCCAAGCGCACGCTCGAGAGCTATCCGCACGAGCTTTCCGGCGGCCAGCGTCAGCGTGTCCTGATCGCTATGGCCCTTACCCGCGACCCCAAGCTGGTCATCTGCGACGAACCCACGACCGCTCTGGACGTTACCGTCCAGAAGCAGGTCATCAAGCTGCTCAACGATCTTCAGGCCAAGCTCGGCTTTGCCATGATCTTCGTTTCGCACGACCTGGCGCTGGTCGCCGAGGTCGCCCACAACATCACGGTTATGTACGCTGGCCAGGTTATCGAGCAGGCACCCACCAAGGAGCTGCTCACTAACCCGATCCACGAGTACACCCGCGGTCTTCTGGGTTCCGTTCTGTCCATCGAGAGCGGTTCGGGCCGCCTGCACCAGGTGCCCGGCGCCGTTCCGAGTCCGCGCGATTTCCCCAAGGGCGATCGCTTCGCGCCCCGCTCGAGCCATCCGCGTATTGGCCTGGACACCCGTCCGGTCTTCAAGCGCGTGCCCGGCACCGAGCACTTCTATTCCGAGCTCCCCGACGAGGTGCTCAAGGCAAATGGTTTGACCCCTCACGCGGAGGTGATGTAG
- a CDS encoding ABC transporter substrate-binding protein, which yields MAIINKGMSRRSFLGLTGSVAAVAGLGLTGCGGSSSDEGSASGSTDSANRGGGVITAGSAYAPSSFDPASTGSAVGLGANWHVVEGLYGIDYHDYSTFNELATDDPKSVDDTTFEVTIRKGAKFSDGTEVTADDVVASYTACAASATYAPFFQPFESIEAKDASTVTVKTKVPNFSLLKDRLAIVRVTPATQTEEDRAKQPIGSGPWMYDSISDTEITLVPNPEYNGEYAAEDKKIQYSILTDPTARVTAQQEGSTLVMELVTADAVDQLESAGCKIDNVQGFGTRFIMFNVAKEPWNNVKVRQAVMYALDTEKMVSNTFAGLATAASCYLPKSFTNYHEASTVYKTDAKKAKKLIEESGITPGAITLRTTDNEQIKGMAAQVKNDLDALGFDVTIQTDTSPATYAAIDGGEAYDILLAPGDPSCFGADPDLLLNWWYGDNVWMQTRCPWKESTEWQKLHSLMDEALAAEGDEQQKKWNECFDIIADNAVLYPVVHVKTVSASWDDPSTAPNGEALDGFKGIGTTSMSFRGVATVKA from the coding sequence ATGGCCATCATCAACAAGGGTATGTCCAGGCGTTCGTTCCTCGGCCTCACCGGCAGCGTCGCTGCTGTCGCAGGGCTTGGTCTCACCGGCTGCGGTGGCAGCTCTAGCGACGAGGGTTCCGCTTCCGGTTCCACCGATTCCGCCAACCGTGGCGGCGGCGTGATCACCGCTGGTTCCGCTTACGCTCCGTCCAGCTTCGATCCCGCCAGCACCGGCTCCGCTGTGGGCCTGGGTGCTAACTGGCACGTCGTCGAGGGCCTCTACGGCATCGATTACCACGACTACAGCACCTTCAACGAGCTCGCCACCGACGATCCTAAGTCCGTGGACGACACCACTTTCGAGGTCACCATCCGCAAGGGCGCCAAGTTCTCCGATGGCACCGAGGTCACCGCTGACGATGTCGTTGCCTCCTACACCGCTTGCGCCGCTTCCGCTACCTATGCTCCGTTCTTCCAGCCCTTCGAGTCCATCGAGGCCAAGGACGCCAGCACCGTGACGGTCAAGACCAAGGTCCCCAACTTCTCCCTGCTCAAGGATCGTCTGGCCATCGTCCGCGTTACCCCGGCCACTCAGACCGAGGAGGATCGCGCCAAGCAGCCGATCGGCTCCGGCCCCTGGATGTACGACTCTATCTCCGATACCGAGATTACCCTGGTTCCCAATCCTGAGTACAACGGTGAGTATGCTGCCGAGGATAAGAAGATCCAGTACAGCATCCTGACCGACCCCACCGCTCGCGTTACCGCTCAGCAGGAGGGCTCCACGCTCGTTATGGAGCTCGTTACCGCTGACGCCGTCGACCAGCTTGAGAGCGCCGGCTGCAAGATCGATAACGTTCAGGGTTTCGGCACCCGCTTCATCATGTTCAACGTCGCCAAGGAGCCTTGGAACAACGTCAAGGTCCGTCAGGCTGTCATGTATGCGCTCGACACCGAGAAGATGGTCAGCAACACCTTCGCCGGCCTTGCCACCGCTGCCAGCTGCTACCTGCCCAAGAGCTTCACCAACTATCATGAGGCTTCCACGGTGTACAAGACCGACGCCAAGAAGGCTAAGAAGCTCATCGAGGAGTCTGGCATCACCCCGGGTGCCATCACCCTGCGCACCACCGACAACGAGCAGATTAAGGGCATGGCCGCCCAGGTCAAGAACGACCTCGACGCTCTCGGCTTCGATGTGACCATCCAGACCGATACCTCGCCGGCCACCTACGCTGCCATCGACGGCGGCGAGGCCTACGATATCCTCCTTGCCCCTGGCGATCCTTCCTGCTTCGGCGCCGACCCCGACCTGCTGCTCAACTGGTGGTACGGCGACAACGTCTGGATGCAGACCCGTTGCCCGTGGAAGGAGTCCACTGAGTGGCAGAAGCTCCACAGTCTCATGGACGAGGCTCTTGCCGCCGAGGGCGACGAGCAGCAGAAGAAGTGGAACGAGTGCTTCGACATCATTGCCGACAACGCCGTTCTGTACCCCGTTGTCCACGTCAAGACCGTCTCCGCTTCCTGGGACGATCCGTCCACTGCGCCCAACGGCGAGGCCCTCGATGGCTTCAAGGGCATCGGCACGACGAGCATGTCCTTCAGGGGCGTTGCGACCGTCAAGGCGTAA
- a CDS encoding ABC transporter permease, translating to MNNLLRLIGRRLVALPIMALGVTVLVFFLMSFSKTDPAYTALGDGASPEAVAEYHEKYGLDDPWPVRYVRYMGDLIHGDMGTYGAARNSVAKRISTALPVTMQLTFIGLAIGAVVSFLLGVIAALYRDKWPDQVIRVFSIAGLATPSFWLAVLLILLFSSYLKVLPASGALPHFTTNPVGYLGRMIMPAIALAFPLTGQMTRIVRTAMVEELDKDYVRMARGAGVPEKVVVGINVLRNALITPVTTLGLKIGYLMGGAVVIEVIFNLPGMGTAILQGVQGNEANLVQGVVIVVALAFIIINIVVDMLYLLINPRIRTV from the coding sequence GTGAACAACTTGCTACGTTTGATTGGAAGGCGTCTTGTGGCGCTGCCGATCATGGCATTGGGCGTCACCGTCCTGGTGTTCTTCCTTATGTCGTTCTCCAAGACCGACCCCGCCTACACGGCGTTGGGTGACGGTGCCTCGCCCGAGGCGGTTGCCGAGTACCATGAGAAGTATGGTCTGGACGACCCCTGGCCCGTGCGCTACGTGCGCTATATGGGCGATTTGATCCATGGCGACATGGGCACCTATGGTGCTGCTCGCAACTCCGTTGCCAAGCGCATCTCCACGGCCCTGCCCGTCACGATGCAGCTGACCTTTATCGGTCTTGCCATCGGTGCGGTCGTTTCGTTTTTGCTCGGCGTCATCGCGGCACTGTATCGCGACAAATGGCCGGACCAAGTGATCCGCGTCTTTTCCATCGCCGGCTTGGCAACCCCGTCGTTCTGGCTTGCCGTTCTGTTGATCCTGCTGTTCTCTTCCTACCTTAAGGTGCTCCCGGCATCGGGTGCTCTGCCTCACTTCACCACGAATCCGGTTGGCTATCTGGGACGTATGATCATGCCCGCTATCGCCTTGGCATTTCCGCTGACGGGCCAGATGACTCGTATCGTGCGTACCGCCATGGTCGAGGAGCTCGACAAGGATTATGTCCGTATGGCTCGCGGCGCCGGCGTTCCCGAGAAGGTCGTCGTCGGCATCAACGTTCTTCGCAATGCGCTGATCACCCCGGTCACCACCCTCGGTCTTAAGATCGGTTACCTCATGGGCGGCGCCGTCGTCATCGAGGTTATCTTCAACCTCCCCGGCATGGGCACTGCGATTCTGCAGGGCGTTCAGGGCAACGAGGCGAACCTGGTTCAGGGCGTCGTTATCGTCGTTGCTCTTGCCTTCATCATCATCAACATCGTGGTTGACATGCTCTACCTGCTCATCAACCCGCGCATCAGGACGGTGTAG
- a CDS encoding acetylxylan esterase produces the protein MSKCESNVNELIVPGLVGIPGTVSSRLAEYRDWRGDVQADVSDLETCASNLEIQGLAITAIDFVNPCARYSEVSFELGDDAIHARLIEPVGRARVSERVPLCLMFHDIDRPVRGWHHMTRFAAMGYAVLALDDDVAGADDLQRGISSPAFVERVRWGCALAKVARNLDGMDPDRIFAWGEGLGGGVALAVSALDERGLACTAVANPLPDGLEALSSRVRGSVLMGTSLMDTVSDPKDQFAVFNGLECDRRHIIYAKYAHERINAFENEVVDFFNQTFYSCSLA, from the coding sequence ATGTCTAAGTGCGAGAGCAATGTTAATGAGCTGATTGTCCCCGGGCTCGTGGGAATTCCTGGAACGGTTTCGTCAAGGCTCGCAGAATATCGGGACTGGCGCGGTGATGTCCAAGCAGATGTTTCTGATTTAGAGACATGCGCTTCGAATCTTGAGATTCAAGGCCTGGCCATTACGGCGATTGACTTTGTTAACCCCTGCGCCCGTTACTCGGAGGTCTCCTTTGAGCTCGGTGACGATGCGATTCACGCTCGTTTGATCGAGCCTGTCGGTCGTGCCCGAGTGTCTGAGCGCGTGCCGCTGTGCCTGATGTTCCACGATATCGATCGGCCTGTGCGCGGCTGGCATCACATGACGAGATTTGCCGCCATGGGGTATGCCGTCCTCGCGCTGGATGACGATGTTGCTGGTGCGGACGACCTGCAGCGGGGGATTTCTTCGCCCGCTTTTGTCGAGCGCGTCCGTTGGGGTTGCGCGCTGGCGAAGGTGGCGCGCAATCTTGATGGCATGGACCCCGACCGCATCTTTGCATGGGGCGAGGGTCTAGGCGGCGGAGTCGCGCTGGCGGTTTCTGCTCTGGACGAGCGGGGTCTCGCCTGCACGGCGGTTGCCAATCCGCTTCCTGACGGCCTCGAGGCGCTGTCGTCTCGGGTGCGCGGATCGGTGCTCATGGGCACATCGCTCATGGATACCGTGAGCGATCCCAAGGATCAGTTTGCCGTATTCAACGGTCTTGAGTGTGACCGGAGACATATCATCTATGCCAAATACGCTCACGAGCGCATCAATGCGTTCGAAAACGAAGTCGTCGACTTTTTTAACCAAACGTTCTACTCGTGTTCTTTGGCCTAG
- a CDS encoding dihydrodipicolinate synthase family protein — MATQKFTGVIPPVVVPDTEDHQLDVASFERSINRMIDAGVDGLFFLGSSGEVVFSTDERRRQIIAEAVRIVDHRVPVLVGIIDTETERMIEHGKVAQELGADALVATCPFYALQGMTEVEEHFRILHEELDLPIFAYDIPVCVHTKLPWKLLAKLGAEGVLAGVKDSSGDDISFRYLVQENEKNGHPMSILTGHEVVVDGAYLGGADGSVPGLANVEPEGYVRQWKAAQAGDWATVKAEQDRLNEISHIWDVTSGVQGYAGGVGAFKTAMNLMGIFDSPTMPRPVKAMTGENVEAIKKVLQDNGLL, encoded by the coding sequence GTGGCAACTCAGAAATTCACCGGCGTTATCCCTCCCGTCGTTGTTCCCGATACCGAAGACCACCAGCTCGACGTTGCCTCCTTTGAGCGCAGCATCAACCGCATGATCGATGCCGGCGTCGATGGCCTGTTCTTCTTGGGCTCTTCGGGCGAGGTCGTCTTCTCCACTGACGAGCGTCGTCGTCAGATCATCGCCGAGGCCGTCCGTATCGTCGACCACCGCGTTCCCGTTCTGGTCGGCATCATCGATACCGAGACCGAGCGCATGATCGAGCACGGCAAGGTCGCTCAGGAGCTGGGCGCCGATGCGCTTGTCGCCACCTGCCCGTTCTATGCCCTGCAGGGCATGACCGAGGTCGAGGAGCATTTCCGCATCCTGCACGAGGAGCTCGACCTGCCCATCTTCGCCTACGACATCCCCGTGTGCGTCCACACCAAGCTCCCCTGGAAGCTCCTTGCCAAGCTCGGCGCCGAGGGCGTCCTGGCCGGCGTCAAGGATTCCTCGGGCGATGACATCTCGTTCCGCTATCTCGTTCAGGAGAACGAGAAGAACGGCCACCCGATGAGCATCCTCACCGGTCACGAGGTTGTTGTCGACGGCGCCTACCTCGGTGGCGCCGACGGTTCCGTCCCGGGTCTCGCCAACGTTGAGCCCGAGGGCTACGTGCGTCAGTGGAAGGCCGCTCAGGCCGGCGACTGGGCTACCGTCAAGGCCGAGCAGGATCGCCTCAATGAGATTTCGCACATCTGGGATGTCACCTCGGGCGTTCAGGGCTATGCCGGCGGCGTTGGTGCCTTCAAGACCGCTATGAATCTCATGGGCATCTTCGACAGCCCGACCATGCCGCGCCCGGTGAAGGCCATGACCGGCGAGAACGTCGAGGCGATTAAGAAGGTCCTCCAGGACAACGGTCTCCTGTAA